In Ruania zhangjianzhongii, the following proteins share a genomic window:
- the yidC gene encoding membrane protein insertase YidC, with translation MGFFDTVLWPLKVAVAWIMVRAHDVLTFVGMDPAGGWTWLLSIVALVIVIRILLIPLFVRQIKASRGMQVVQPEIQKLQKKYKGKTDPASRQAQQQEMMAIYKEAGTSPFASCLPLIAQMPVFFALYRVLYSLPQLAAGDYQRESIGPMTRELAGQVESSTVFGAPLSSSFMGDEATVAVRVVTAVLIVLMSATTLFTQRQLTMKNMPAASLDNPMARQQRMLMYIFPLIFVFIGVNFPIGVLIYWTTSNLWTLGQQFIVIRNSPAPGSEAEEKYLARKAKKNKSKKARGVSLEDEGVALELEDGESAAETEREKRQRVQPKRNVPKSKRKGKGAAAE, from the coding sequence ATGGGTTTCTTCGACACTGTGCTGTGGCCACTGAAGGTGGCCGTGGCCTGGATCATGGTGCGGGCGCACGATGTGCTCACCTTTGTGGGCATGGACCCGGCGGGCGGCTGGACCTGGCTGCTCTCGATCGTCGCCCTGGTGATCGTCATCCGGATCCTGCTGATTCCGCTGTTCGTGCGCCAGATCAAGGCCTCTCGTGGCATGCAGGTGGTGCAGCCGGAGATCCAGAAGCTGCAGAAAAAGTACAAGGGCAAGACGGATCCGGCGTCCCGGCAGGCTCAGCAGCAAGAGATGATGGCGATCTACAAGGAGGCCGGCACCTCTCCGTTCGCCTCGTGTCTGCCGCTGATCGCGCAGATGCCGGTGTTCTTTGCGCTGTACCGGGTGTTGTACTCGCTGCCACAGCTAGCGGCTGGTGACTACCAGCGGGAGAGCATCGGTCCGATGACCCGCGAGCTCGCCGGTCAGGTCGAGTCCTCCACAGTGTTCGGCGCTCCGCTGTCTTCGAGTTTCATGGGCGACGAGGCCACTGTTGCGGTGCGGGTGGTCACTGCCGTGCTGATCGTGCTGATGTCTGCGACGACGCTGTTCACCCAGCGGCAGCTGACGATGAAGAACATGCCGGCGGCGTCGCTGGACAACCCGATGGCACGCCAGCAGCGGATGCTGATGTACATCTTCCCGCTCATCTTCGTCTTCATCGGAGTGAACTTCCCGATCGGTGTGCTGATCTACTGGACCACCTCGAACCTGTGGACGCTGGGCCAGCAGTTCATCGTCATTCGCAACTCCCCGGCACCTGGTTCGGAGGCCGAGGAGAAGTACCTGGCCCGGAAGGCGAAGAAGAACAAGAGCAAGAAGGCCCGTGGCGTTTCCCTCGAGGATGAGGGTGTCGCGCTCGAGCTGGAAGACGGCGAGTCCGCGGCGGAGACCGAGCGGGAGAAGCGGCAGCGTGTGCAGCCGAAGCGCAACGTGCCGAAGTCGAAGCGTAAGGGCAAGGGAGCAGCCGCCGAATAG
- the rpmH gene encoding 50S ribosomal protein L34: protein MSKRTFQPNNRRRAKVHGFRLRMRTRAGRAIVSARRRKGRSALTA from the coding sequence TGAGCAAGCGGACTTTCCAGCCGAACAACCGGCGCCGAGCCAAGGTGCATGGCTTCCGACTGCGGATGCGCACGCGCGCAGGCCGCGCAATCGTCTCGGCGCGCCGCCGCAAGGGCCGCAGCGCCCTGACTGCCTGA
- the rnpA gene encoding ribonuclease P protein component: protein MLPARFRMRHGDEFGAAISAGARSSTRRVVVHFSTGATRADSARVGFVVSKAVGGAVQRNLVKRRLRAAMAEDLPELPDTAAVVVRALPAASGSTFAELRGDLRHSWRRAQEKDLRRRGASSVPQSDRQPVR from the coding sequence GTGCTGCCGGCTCGGTTTCGGATGCGCCACGGCGACGAGTTCGGCGCGGCGATCTCCGCCGGTGCCCGCAGCAGCACTCGACGCGTCGTGGTGCACTTCTCGACCGGAGCCACCCGGGCTGATTCGGCCCGGGTGGGTTTTGTCGTGTCCAAGGCCGTCGGCGGTGCCGTGCAGCGCAATCTGGTGAAGCGGCGGTTGCGTGCGGCGATGGCAGAGGATCTCCCAGAATTGCCGGATACTGCGGCGGTGGTAGTGCGCGCTCTGCCGGCAGCGTCCGGTTCGACGTTCGCTGAGCTTCGCGGGGATCTGCGTCACTCGTGGCGGCGCGCACAGGAGAAGGATCTGCGGCGCAGGGGCGCGTCATCGGTGCCGCAGAGCGATCGGCAGCCAGTCCGATGA
- the yidD gene encoding membrane protein insertion efficiency factor YidD: protein MTAHPVSRNPLTWMLTALVRGYQLVVSPWFAPRCRYYPSCSAYALGSLRRHGPLTGTVLALWRVLRCNPWSGGGVDQVPSRDELPWRRRRNVSSEHVDVPTDTDGSPSDADRIALGADLRLDHRLSHQSPQERI from the coding sequence ATGACCGCGCACCCTGTCTCCCGCAATCCGCTCACCTGGATGTTGACTGCACTGGTGCGCGGGTACCAGTTGGTCGTCTCACCGTGGTTTGCGCCGCGGTGCCGGTACTACCCGAGCTGTTCGGCTTATGCGCTTGGGTCTCTACGCAGGCACGGGCCGTTGACCGGGACGGTGTTAGCGCTCTGGCGGGTCCTGCGGTGCAATCCGTGGTCCGGCGGAGGAGTGGACCAGGTGCCGTCCCGGGACGAGCTGCCCTGGCGCCGTCGGCGGAACGTCAGCTCTGAGCACGTAGACGTACCTACGGATACGGATGGTTCGCCGTCGGACGCGGACCGCATAGCCTTAGGCGCAGACCTTAGGCTCGACCACAGACTTTCCCACCAGAGTCCGCAGGAGCGGATCTGA